One Verrucomicrobiota bacterium JB022 genomic region harbors:
- a CDS encoding glycosyl hydrolase family 65 protein, with product MEHWKISTSELGGDAADLMRRQIRFQIANGYMGYRGTLDEDGPEQHVGVTLAGIFDRVGEAWREPVNAPNGGYTAVSVDGVELTLASGDCARHEQALDLAAAVFSRQSVFQVNGKGVTLQSTRFLSAANPHLGVVRYTVTCDAAASLRIRTGIDGNIWDLNGPHLPGLEFATQGDVLLVHGKTQEQGIPVAVAEAVVHTLADGKQEVSEGRNLHTWQIKAEAGKTYTFDKFFAVATGNDSLEASPREAVVEMVRAAAAVGFEPCLAEHRAEWQRRWERADVVIEGDDDAQLALRFSILQLLMAAPVEGSANSIPARALSGQVYKGAIFWDTEMFMYPMFLYTWPEAAAELLRYRIHTLDGARRKAQTEGPGYRGAFYAWESQETGDDACSYFNVGDPHTGRELRTHFRDKQIHVSGDIAIAMWQHFLVTGDDSLLLEGGADVILECARFYYSYAYYKADKRRYEFLDVIGPDEYHERVNNNAFTNRVAYETLRIALELVEHLRAEHPDALEALIERLQIADELPAYAVLLREAYVPEPDPQTGLIEQFEGYFKLDDVSIEEVTSRKIHPNEYLGAGQGLAVPTQVIKQADVIMMMYLFRESFAPEIVQANWDYYEPRTEHGSSLSACAYALTATEIGRLEEAYRYFIKTASIDLKGDFKLYAGTIFMGGTHPAACGGAWLTTVFGFAGVGRHEGRLAIRPRLYPRWTRLRFSLVYQKDHFTVDVSREVLTVQAAATNRQTHQLQLVDRIVACAPGAVVTESLSPKANDDG from the coding sequence ATGGAACACTGGAAAATTAGTACATCCGAGTTGGGCGGAGACGCGGCAGACCTCATGCGCCGCCAGATCCGCTTCCAGATCGCCAATGGCTACATGGGCTATCGCGGCACGCTGGACGAGGATGGGCCGGAGCAACACGTCGGCGTCACCCTGGCCGGGATTTTCGACCGGGTGGGCGAGGCCTGGCGGGAGCCGGTCAACGCGCCCAACGGTGGCTACACAGCCGTGTCGGTCGATGGGGTCGAGCTGACCTTGGCGTCGGGCGATTGCGCCCGGCACGAGCAGGCCCTCGACCTCGCCGCCGCCGTGTTTTCACGCCAATCGGTGTTCCAGGTCAACGGCAAGGGCGTCACCCTCCAGTCGACGCGTTTCCTCAGTGCGGCCAACCCCCACCTCGGGGTCGTGCGTTACACCGTCACCTGCGATGCGGCTGCCTCGCTGCGGATCCGCACGGGGATCGACGGCAACATCTGGGACTTGAACGGCCCGCACCTCCCGGGGCTCGAATTTGCGACCCAAGGCGACGTGCTGCTGGTCCACGGCAAGACGCAGGAACAAGGCATCCCCGTGGCGGTGGCCGAAGCCGTCGTCCACACCCTTGCCGACGGCAAGCAGGAAGTGAGCGAAGGCCGCAACCTGCACACGTGGCAGATCAAGGCCGAAGCCGGCAAAACGTATACTTTCGATAAATTCTTTGCCGTGGCCACCGGCAACGACTCGCTGGAAGCCTCTCCGCGCGAAGCCGTGGTCGAGATGGTCCGCGCAGCGGCGGCAGTGGGCTTCGAACCGTGCCTCGCCGAGCACCGGGCGGAGTGGCAGCGCCGCTGGGAACGGGCCGATGTGGTGATCGAGGGCGACGATGACGCCCAACTCGCCCTGCGCTTCAGCATCCTGCAGCTCCTGATGGCAGCGCCGGTCGAAGGCAGCGCCAACTCGATCCCGGCCCGGGCGCTGTCGGGGCAGGTCTACAAGGGCGCGATCTTCTGGGATACGGAGATGTTCATGTATCCCATGTTTCTCTATACTTGGCCGGAAGCTGCCGCCGAGCTGTTGCGCTACCGTATCCACACACTCGACGGTGCCCGCCGCAAGGCACAGACCGAAGGGCCCGGCTATCGGGGCGCGTTTTACGCCTGGGAGAGCCAGGAGACGGGCGACGACGCCTGCAGCTACTTCAACGTGGGCGATCCCCACACCGGGCGCGAGCTGCGCACCCACTTCCGCGACAAGCAGATCCACGTCAGCGGCGATATTGCCATCGCCATGTGGCAGCACTTCCTCGTCACAGGCGACGACAGCCTGCTGTTGGAAGGCGGGGCCGATGTCATCCTCGAATGTGCCCGCTTCTACTACTCGTATGCTTACTACAAAGCCGACAAGCGCCGCTACGAGTTTCTCGACGTGATCGGGCCCGACGAGTACCACGAGCGCGTCAACAACAACGCCTTTACCAACCGGGTGGCCTACGAGACGCTTCGCATCGCGCTGGAGCTGGTGGAGCACCTGCGCGCCGAGCATCCGGATGCGCTGGAAGCCTTGATCGAGCGCTTGCAGATCGCCGATGAGCTGCCCGCCTATGCCGTGCTGCTGCGCGAGGCCTACGTGCCCGAGCCCGACCCGCAAACCGGGCTCATCGAGCAGTTCGAAGGCTACTTCAAGCTCGACGACGTTTCGATCGAAGAAGTCACCTCGCGCAAGATCCACCCCAACGAATATCTCGGGGCAGGGCAGGGGCTGGCAGTGCCGACCCAGGTGATCAAGCAGGCCGACGTAATCATGATGATGTATCTCTTCCGCGAAAGCTTCGCGCCGGAGATCGTCCAGGCCAATTGGGACTACTACGAGCCCCGCACCGAGCACGGCTCCAGCCTCAGCGCCTGCGCCTACGCGCTGACGGCCACCGAGATCGGTCGGCTGGAGGAGGCCTACCGCTACTTTATCAAGACCGCGTCCATCGACTTGAAGGGCGACTTCAAGCTCTACGCCGGCACCATTTTCATGGGGGGCACACACCCTGCCGCCTGCGGAGGCGCCTGGCTGACAACGGTCTTCGGCTTTGCCGGGGTGGGGCGCCACGAAGGTCGCCTCGCCATCCGCCCCCGTCTTTACCCCCGCTGGACACGCTTGCGCTTTTCACTCGTGTATCAGAAAGATCATTTCACCGTCGACGTTTCGCGTGAGGTGCTGACAGTTCAGGCGGCGGCGACCAACCGGCAAACTCACCAACTTCAACTCGTCGACCGCATCGTCGCCTGCGCCCCGGGCGCCGTCGTGACCGAGTCTCTCTCCCCCAAGGCCAATGACGATGGGTAG
- a CDS encoding HAD-IA family hydrolase, with product MAHSSFSAADAAPDSISPPAFDAVVFDMDGVLTQTAEVHAQAWQRLFDAFFAHWNAQHPQEPKVFDAAHDYLAYIDGRPRFEAIRHYLAHQGIELPQGSLDDAPGFATVGALGNLKNAYFFEIIETDGVALYESTLDLIGELPAQGIQIALVTSSRNAQVVLAKTGLGELFEVVIDGLVAAERGLPGKPAPDTFLAACAELGVEATRAVLVEDAVSGVQAGARGGFALVVGLARSDNAQALRENGADIVFSDFAETNLEELAQLVHSKRAAS from the coding sequence ATGGCCCATTCGTCTTTTTCTGCTGCCGACGCAGCGCCTGATTCCATTTCTCCACCTGCTTTCGACGCGGTCGTTTTCGACATGGACGGCGTGTTGACGCAGACTGCCGAAGTCCACGCCCAAGCCTGGCAACGCCTTTTCGACGCGTTCTTTGCCCATTGGAACGCGCAGCATCCGCAGGAGCCGAAAGTCTTCGATGCCGCGCACGATTACCTGGCCTACATCGACGGTCGCCCGCGCTTCGAAGCCATCCGCCATTACCTCGCCCACCAAGGCATCGAGCTGCCGCAAGGCTCGCTGGACGACGCCCCGGGCTTTGCGACGGTAGGGGCGCTCGGCAACCTGAAGAACGCCTATTTCTTCGAAATCATCGAGACCGACGGCGTGGCGCTTTACGAATCCACGCTCGACCTGATCGGCGAGCTGCCCGCGCAGGGGATTCAGATCGCCCTCGTCACCTCCAGCCGCAACGCGCAGGTGGTGCTGGCCAAGACGGGCCTCGGCGAGCTCTTCGAAGTCGTGATCGACGGCCTGGTCGCCGCCGAGCGCGGGCTGCCCGGCAAACCCGCCCCCGACACCTTCCTCGCCGCGTGTGCCGAGCTGGGCGTCGAAGCGACGCGGGCCGTGCTGGTCGAAGATGCCGTTTCGGGCGTCCAGGCCGGCGCACGAGGCGGCTTTGCCCTCGTGGTGGGGCTGGCCCGCAGCGACAACGCCCAAGCCCTTCGCGAGAACGGGGCCGACATCGTCTTCAGCGACTTCGCGGAGACAAATCTGGAGGAACTTGCGCAGCTGGTTCACTCCAAGCGTGCCGCGTCCTGA
- a CDS encoding sulfatase: MILQRFKLSTGTLALCLLWSAGGLRAETAPERPNILFIVTDDMRPEIGSYGSELAVTPHLDALSESSVIFSRAYAQQAVCNPSRTSFLTGLRPDTVRVWDLDGRFREVHEDIVSLPEYLKQNGYYTRAIGKIFHNETAKKPNRAPMADPQSWSAPSSFINGAHWQDSVVPGDPFGPEAKGGAYEHYDVPDEAYFDGQIAAVACAALKDRAEVTEPFFLAVGFWKPHLPFNVPQRYWDLYDRADFDRVPSTDFPENVPEVARHRWTELRSYGGMPKQGPLSHDEVLALRHGYFACISFVDAQVGKVLAQLKATGLDDNTIVIFFSDHGFHLGEHELWGKTTNYELDARVPLIVHLPERYQGKSGQADGLVELIDLFPSICEMAGLPAPAALEGKSFVPLLNDPSLPGKTYVLSQHPQPFYSRNWQAMGYALRTEQYRYVEWRDCESGELIGRELYDHRTDPAETDNLIDRPDYRETVHSMETLAKDAYHFNPDQLVRYGD, from the coding sequence ATGATTCTCCAACGATTCAAGCTTTCGACCGGCACCCTCGCCTTATGCCTGCTCTGGAGCGCCGGTGGGCTACGCGCCGAGACTGCGCCGGAGCGGCCCAACATCCTCTTTATCGTCACCGACGATATGCGCCCGGAGATCGGGAGCTATGGGAGCGAGCTGGCCGTGACACCTCACCTCGACGCCTTGAGCGAAAGCTCGGTGATCTTCAGCCGTGCCTACGCCCAGCAGGCGGTCTGCAACCCCTCGCGCACCTCGTTTTTGACGGGCTTGCGCCCGGACACCGTCCGCGTGTGGGATCTCGACGGGCGCTTCCGCGAAGTCCACGAAGACATCGTGAGCCTGCCGGAATACCTGAAGCAGAACGGCTACTACACGCGCGCCATCGGCAAGATCTTCCACAACGAAACGGCCAAGAAGCCCAACCGCGCGCCCATGGCCGATCCGCAATCGTGGTCGGCACCATCCTCGTTCATCAACGGGGCGCACTGGCAAGACTCGGTCGTGCCGGGAGATCCCTTCGGGCCGGAGGCCAAGGGGGGAGCCTACGAGCACTACGACGTGCCCGACGAAGCCTACTTCGACGGCCAAATCGCAGCCGTTGCCTGTGCGGCCTTGAAGGATCGCGCCGAAGTCACCGAACCCTTCTTCCTCGCCGTCGGCTTCTGGAAGCCGCACCTGCCGTTCAACGTCCCGCAACGCTATTGGGACCTCTACGACCGGGCAGACTTCGACCGCGTGCCCTCGACCGATTTCCCGGAAAACGTCCCCGAAGTGGCGCGTCATCGCTGGACGGAGCTGCGCAGCTATGGCGGCATGCCCAAACAGGGGCCCTTGAGTCACGATGAAGTCCTGGCGCTGCGGCACGGCTACTTTGCCTGCATCAGCTTCGTCGATGCCCAGGTTGGCAAAGTGCTTGCCCAGCTCAAGGCCACCGGGCTGGACGACAACACCATTGTCATCTTCTTCAGCGACCACGGCTTTCACCTCGGCGAGCACGAGCTGTGGGGCAAAACGACCAACTACGAGCTGGATGCCCGCGTGCCCTTGATCGTGCACCTGCCCGAGCGCTACCAGGGCAAAAGCGGCCAGGCCGATGGGCTGGTGGAGCTGATCGACCTCTTCCCCAGCATCTGCGAAATGGCCGGGCTGCCGGCGCCCGCCGCGTTGGAAGGCAAGAGCTTCGTGCCGCTGCTCAACGACCCGAGCCTGCCGGGCAAGACCTACGTCCTCAGCCAGCATCCCCAGCCGTTTTACAGCCGCAACTGGCAGGCGATGGGCTATGCGCTGCGCACCGAACAGTATCGCTACGTGGAGTGGAGGGACTGTGAGAGCGGCGAGCTGATCGGCCGCGAACTCTACGACCACCGCACCGACCCGGCCGAGACCGATAACCTTATCGACCGGCCCGACTATCGCGAGACCGTGCACTCCATGGAAACGCTCGCCAAGGATGCCTATCATTTCAACCCCGACCAACTCGTCCGCTATGGAGACTGA
- a CDS encoding MFS transporter, translating to MIRKPQLSFWQLWNMSFGYVGIQFGFALQNANVSRIFETLGAKIDEIPILWIAGPVTGLLVQPIIGYLSDKTWNRLGRRKPYFLIGAVLASLGLLVMPHSPYLWFAAGMLWILDASINITMEPMRAFVGDMLPNEQRTAGFAMQTFFIGASSVLGSLMPYLLTNVFGMSNTAPEGVVPDSVKWAFILGGIVYFLAVMWTVFKVREYSPEELESFNREAATPEEPAAVISLDRQRYVVTGTILMVVGVAFTALINLLSWDKGQYILSVGSVAYGLLQLLAAWRSARGDQHGLVEIMHDLNNMPGPMRQLSLAQMCTWFALFAFFIYATSAVTSYHFGSSDPRSDAYNEGANWVGVLMAVWNGTAAVVAFLLPVLARRIGRVYTHMICLVLGGVSLAAMYLVREPFLLIGLMIGFGIAWASLLTMPYAILSSVVSYRKMGVYMGIFNFFIVIPQILAAAVLGLLVRTLFHGHAIFALVLGGASMVLAAALMLRVRDEEPLA from the coding sequence ATGATACGGAAACCTCAACTTTCTTTCTGGCAGCTCTGGAACATGAGCTTTGGCTACGTGGGCATTCAGTTCGGCTTTGCGCTGCAGAACGCCAACGTGAGCCGCATCTTCGAAACCCTCGGGGCCAAGATCGACGAGATCCCGATCCTGTGGATCGCGGGCCCCGTCACCGGCCTGCTGGTGCAGCCCATCATCGGCTACCTCAGCGACAAGACGTGGAACCGGCTCGGGCGTCGCAAGCCCTACTTCCTGATCGGCGCCGTGCTCGCCTCGCTCGGCCTGCTGGTGATGCCGCATTCTCCCTACCTCTGGTTCGCCGCCGGCATGCTCTGGATCCTCGATGCCTCGATCAACATCACGATGGAGCCGATGCGCGCCTTTGTGGGCGACATGCTGCCCAACGAGCAACGCACCGCCGGCTTCGCGATGCAGACGTTCTTTATCGGTGCCAGCTCCGTGCTGGGCTCGCTGATGCCCTACCTGCTCACGAATGTGTTCGGGATGTCCAACACCGCGCCCGAAGGCGTCGTGCCAGACTCGGTAAAATGGGCCTTCATCCTCGGCGGTATCGTCTACTTCCTGGCGGTCATGTGGACCGTCTTCAAGGTGCGGGAATACTCGCCCGAAGAGCTGGAGAGCTTCAATCGGGAGGCGGCCACCCCCGAAGAGCCTGCGGCGGTCATCTCCCTCGACCGCCAGCGCTACGTCGTCACCGGCACGATCTTGATGGTCGTAGGCGTCGCCTTCACGGCCCTGATCAACCTGCTGTCGTGGGACAAGGGGCAGTATATCCTCTCGGTCGGCTCGGTGGCCTACGGCCTCCTGCAGCTGCTCGCCGCCTGGCGCAGCGCCCGGGGAGACCAGCACGGCCTGGTCGAGATCATGCACGACCTGAACAACATGCCGGGGCCCATGCGGCAACTGTCGCTCGCCCAGATGTGCACCTGGTTCGCGCTCTTCGCCTTTTTCATCTATGCGACCTCGGCGGTCACCAGCTACCACTTCGGTAGTAGCGATCCACGTTCCGACGCCTACAACGAGGGCGCGAATTGGGTGGGGGTCCTCATGGCCGTCTGGAACGGGACGGCCGCCGTGGTCGCGTTTCTCCTCCCCGTGCTCGCACGCCGCATTGGCCGCGTCTACACGCACATGATCTGTCTTGTGCTGGGCGGGGTCAGCCTGGCCGCCATGTATCTGGTGCGCGAGCCCTTCCTCCTGATTGGCCTCATGATCGGCTTCGGCATCGCCTGGGCGAGCCTGCTCACGATGCCGTATGCGATCCTCAGCAGCGTGGTCTCCTACCGCAAGATGGGGGTCTACATGGGCATCTTCAACTTCTTCATCGTCATCCCGCAAATCCTGGCCGCAGCGGTGCTCGGCCTGCTGGTGCGGACGCTTTTTCACGGCCACGCCATCTTTGCCCTCGTCCTCGGCGGCGCCTCCATGGTGCTCGCGGCAGCCCTCATGTTGAGGGTGCGCGACGAAGAGCCATTGGCTTGA
- a CDS encoding TonB-dependent receptor plug domain-containing protein, with translation MKTSATPRVPSQAFDSAPISRSVFTTRRRSALARSPRLLLALAATLSGLTVSAQEEADEDVMFTLSPFTVEASSNMGYQATSSLAGTRINSDLRDLGAAISVVTPEFIEDTAVTGIEDLLVYTTGTEVGGSSGNFTNSGNTAGRASQQDNRENPEGNTRVRGLVRAEISRDYFITDFGFDTYNVERVDISRGPNSILFGVGSPGGVINYSSKTANLLRDRYRVAFRVDQRGSHRETLDFNQILIPKRFAVRINALNERKNFEQEPAYSDDQRLAAALTGVLYQGTKNKMVGTTTFRSNLEFAEVQTTPPNVIAPIDTIRDWYMPPNVEAIENQTGMQAPARYTDGTFVPQAMHDQFGAGGPFLGSEAQRLPWFITVGQIYTNSSGGAGPSVGFTNPQYADLQAVEGRVQGSFDWLMQSSLVDEPWTTGFTAPTFQNTHIYDFVDTLLSGRMEERQDSFQNQTFTLEQLFWKNRFGVELAYNKQELDRRNQFTFGGGESFGIVDGRAFDVKVDNNLWLGNGQPNPNAGRPLLVSRVWGNHAEIEMYRETKRATAFLELDFKELIDDGWASNWLGRHVFSGLVEEASRYERREGYAMAVSSDEIDMEDALSGLKNNFRRQLHAAFYVGPDLRQFPTYEDVQFGGYIDVPLPKHGDEFVTFVRDPNTGTVRQVTAYADEFLKQGSANERIIDTKAITWQGYLVKDLIVGMYGIRQDRVRDTLSLPNRRLDDGALDPISLQLQDEPNLDIEGETTSWSVVAHYPDLWLPDLPLRSELSLFYSKSENFTPVGFRQDVYLNPLSPPSGQTEEKGFLISMLDRRFSLRVNWYETENTAIALDTNLDNQAVSPVVGWVSRLLEAQRLGVPFGYDYTGRETGLAEHHSSYDEVIDTLINMVPEPLKTESNIRIVENAVGDRAVEAEPVQGLVSSSDLIAKGVEIELTANVTDNWRLALNIAKQETIRSGSGSELGEYYGQIRQSLVDARLWDEEVFDEPNVASNVTYKQRFTRDVLNPLAAITARDGAVSQEQRKWRVNFTTGYTFDKDSLFKGVGIGGSIRWQDKAAVGYPINLVESEGDILQVPDLDNPFYASSQWNGDVFIRYERKIWGDVRWTVQLNARNLVGSNDITPEVINPDGSWAVVRAPVERTFFLTNSFAF, from the coding sequence ATGAAGACATCTGCTACCCCTAGAGTTCCATCCCAAGCTTTCGACAGTGCTCCCATTTCGCGGTCCGTATTCACGACCCGCAGGCGCAGCGCGCTGGCCCGCTCGCCACGCCTGCTGCTGGCGCTTGCCGCCACCCTCTCCGGCCTCACGGTCAGCGCCCAGGAAGAGGCGGATGAAGACGTGATGTTCACCCTGAGCCCCTTCACGGTCGAAGCTTCGTCCAACATGGGCTACCAGGCCACCTCGTCCCTCGCCGGCACCCGTATCAATTCGGATCTGCGCGACCTCGGGGCCGCCATCTCCGTCGTCACGCCGGAGTTTATCGAAGACACCGCCGTCACCGGCATTGAAGACCTGCTGGTGTATACCACCGGCACCGAAGTGGGCGGCTCGTCCGGTAACTTTACCAACTCCGGCAATACGGCAGGACGCGCCTCGCAGCAGGACAACCGCGAAAACCCCGAAGGCAATACGCGTGTGCGCGGCCTGGTGAGGGCGGAGATCAGCCGCGACTATTTCATCACCGATTTCGGCTTCGACACCTACAACGTCGAGCGGGTCGACATCAGCCGCGGCCCCAACTCGATCCTCTTCGGGGTCGGCAGCCCGGGCGGGGTCATCAACTACTCCAGCAAGACGGCGAACCTCCTGCGCGACCGTTACCGCGTCGCCTTCCGCGTGGATCAGCGCGGGAGCCACCGCGAGACGCTCGACTTCAACCAGATCCTGATCCCCAAGCGCTTCGCCGTCCGCATCAACGCCCTCAACGAGCGCAAGAACTTCGAGCAGGAGCCCGCCTACTCCGACGACCAGCGCCTGGCCGCCGCCCTGACCGGCGTGCTCTACCAAGGCACCAAAAACAAGATGGTCGGCACCACCACGTTCCGCAGCAACCTGGAGTTTGCCGAAGTCCAGACCACGCCGCCCAACGTCATCGCGCCGATCGACACGATCCGCGACTGGTACATGCCGCCGAACGTCGAAGCCATCGAGAACCAGACGGGGATGCAGGCACCCGCCCGCTATACCGACGGCACCTTCGTGCCGCAGGCAATGCACGACCAGTTTGGCGCCGGCGGCCCCTTCCTGGGCAGCGAGGCACAGCGCCTCCCGTGGTTCATCACCGTGGGCCAGATCTACACCAATTCGTCGGGCGGCGCAGGCCCCTCAGTCGGCTTTACCAACCCCCAATACGCCGACCTGCAGGCGGTCGAGGGGCGCGTCCAAGGCTCGTTCGACTGGTTGATGCAGTCCAGCCTCGTGGATGAGCCCTGGACGACCGGCTTCACCGCGCCCACCTTCCAGAATACCCACATCTACGACTTTGTGGACACGCTGCTTTCGGGCCGCATGGAAGAGCGTCAGGACAGCTTCCAGAACCAGACCTTTACGCTCGAGCAGCTCTTCTGGAAAAACCGTTTCGGGGTCGAGCTGGCCTACAACAAGCAAGAGCTGGATCGGCGCAACCAGTTTACCTTCGGCGGCGGGGAGTCGTTTGGCATCGTCGACGGCCGCGCCTTCGACGTGAAAGTCGACAACAACCTGTGGCTGGGCAACGGCCAGCCCAACCCTAATGCAGGCCGCCCGCTGCTCGTCTCCCGCGTCTGGGGCAACCATGCCGAGATCGAGATGTATCGCGAGACCAAGCGCGCCACGGCGTTCCTGGAGCTGGACTTCAAGGAGCTGATCGACGACGGCTGGGCTTCGAACTGGCTCGGCCGCCACGTGTTCTCCGGGCTGGTCGAAGAAGCTTCGCGCTACGAGCGGCGCGAAGGCTACGCGATGGCAGTCAGCTCCGACGAGATCGACATGGAAGACGCGCTCTCCGGCCTGAAGAACAACTTCCGCCGTCAGCTGCACGCCGCCTTTTATGTCGGGCCCGATCTGCGCCAGTTCCCCACCTACGAAGACGTGCAATTCGGCGGCTACATCGACGTGCCGCTGCCGAAGCATGGGGACGAGTTCGTCACCTTTGTGCGCGACCCCAATACCGGGACGGTGCGTCAGGTCACGGCCTATGCGGACGAGTTTCTGAAGCAGGGCAGCGCCAACGAGCGGATCATCGACACCAAGGCGATCACCTGGCAAGGCTACCTGGTGAAGGACTTGATCGTCGGCATGTATGGCATCCGGCAAGACCGCGTCCGCGATACGCTGAGCCTGCCCAACCGCCGCCTCGACGATGGCGCGCTCGACCCCATTTCGCTCCAGTTGCAGGACGAGCCCAACCTCGACATCGAGGGCGAGACCACCAGTTGGAGCGTGGTGGCACACTACCCCGACCTGTGGCTGCCCGACCTGCCCCTGCGCTCGGAGTTGAGCCTCTTCTACTCCAAGTCGGAGAACTTTACGCCGGTCGGCTTCCGTCAAGACGTCTACCTCAACCCGCTGAGCCCGCCCTCGGGCCAGACGGAAGAAAAGGGCTTCCTCATTTCCATGCTGGACCGCCGCTTCAGCCTGCGCGTCAACTGGTATGAGACCGAGAACACCGCCATCGCCCTCGATACCAACCTCGACAACCAGGCCGTATCACCTGTCGTGGGCTGGGTGAGCCGCCTGCTCGAAGCCCAGCGCCTGGGCGTGCCCTTCGGCTACGATTACACGGGCCGCGAAACCGGTTTGGCCGAGCATCACAGCTCTTACGACGAGGTGATCGACACCCTCATCAACATGGTGCCCGAGCCGCTCAAGACGGAGAGCAACATCCGCATCGTCGAAAACGCGGTGGGCGACCGCGCGGTGGAGGCAGAGCCCGTCCAGGGCCTCGTCTCCAGCTCCGACCTCATCGCCAAAGGGGTCGAAATCGAGCTGACGGCCAACGTCACCGACAACTGGCGCCTCGCCCTCAACATCGCCAAGCAGGAGACGATCCGCTCCGGCTCCGGCTCCGAACTCGGCGAATACTACGGCCAGATCCGCCAGTCGCTGGTCGACGCCCGCCTGTGGGACGAGGAAGTCTTCGACGAGCCCAACGTGGCCAGCAACGTCACCTACAAGCAGCGCTTCACCCGTGACGTGCTGAACCCGCTGGCAGCCATCACTGCACGCGACGGCGCCGTGAGCCAGGAGCAGCGCAAGTGGCGGGTCAACTTCACCACTGGCTACACCTTCGACAAGGACAGCTTGTTCAAGGGTGTCGGCATTGGCGGCTCCATCCGCTGGCAAGACAAGGCCGCAGTCGGCTACCCGATCAACCTGGTCGAAAGCGAAGGCGACATCCTGCAGGTGCCCGACCTCGACAACCCCTTCTACGCTTCGTCGCAGTGGAATGGAGACGTCTTCATCCGCTACGAGCGCAAGATCTGGGGAGATGTCCGCTGGACGGTCCAGCTCAATGCCCGTAACCTCGTCGGCAGTAACGATATTACGCCCGAAGTCATCAACCCCGACGGCAGCTGGGCGGTGGTGCGCGCCCCGGTCGAGCGCACCTTCTTCCTCACCAATTCGTTTGCATTCTAA
- a CDS encoding sulfatase-like hydrolase/transferase produces the protein MLHFPRTLRLAVSAGLVLATSLQAQPTEPKPTPNILVIVADDLGYADLGITGAKDIQTPHIDSLAQNGVSFSDAYITAPVCLPSRMGIVTGRYQEAFGVQTLGGPGHPPGIGLPTSERSLGDYLQREGYSVGLIGKWHMGWDDEFYPTNRGFDYFYGFLGGGTSYLPGTEGPLFRNDQEEPKESYLTDAFGSDAVEFVRREQDGPWCLMLCFNAVHVPMEATEEYLQRYAHIEDIGRRYYAAMTASMDDNVGRVLQALKETGQFDDTLVFFFSDNGGAPQNHSDNAPLRGGKYVLYEGGIRTPFLVQWPNGFKQTGTTLKEPVIAVDVVPTVLGLLEGVEPEAELHGVDLMPLLRDGQPLPDRALYWRYGPYMSAIRKGDWKLIRNGVGDNKDPAWELYNLRKDPAEAHNLAAKKPKLLRELKREFKAWDAELPPPLFVDRRLQQGIIWWNDVALPAD, from the coding sequence ATGCTCCACTTCCCCAGAACTCTCCGGCTCGCGGTGTCGGCGGGCCTCGTGTTGGCCACCAGCCTGCAAGCCCAGCCCACAGAGCCCAAGCCAACGCCCAACATCCTCGTCATCGTGGCCGACGACCTCGGCTACGCCGACCTTGGGATCACCGGCGCCAAAGACATCCAGACGCCTCATATCGACTCGCTGGCGCAAAATGGGGTGTCGTTTTCCGACGCCTACATCACCGCACCCGTCTGCCTGCCCAGCCGCATGGGCATTGTCACAGGCCGCTATCAGGAAGCCTTTGGGGTGCAGACGCTGGGAGGCCCCGGCCATCCGCCCGGCATCGGCCTCCCGACTTCAGAGCGCAGCCTCGGCGATTACCTCCAGCGCGAAGGCTACTCGGTCGGCCTCATCGGCAAGTGGCACATGGGGTGGGACGATGAATTTTACCCGACCAACCGTGGCTTCGATTACTTTTACGGCTTCCTGGGCGGAGGTACCTCCTACCTGCCCGGCACGGAAGGCCCCCTGTTTCGCAACGATCAGGAGGAGCCCAAGGAGAGCTACCTGACGGATGCCTTCGGCTCCGACGCGGTCGAGTTTGTGCGCCGCGAGCAAGACGGCCCGTGGTGCCTGATGCTGTGCTTCAACGCCGTGCACGTGCCGATGGAAGCGACGGAGGAATACCTGCAACGCTACGCCCATATCGAAGACATTGGCCGCCGCTATTACGCCGCCATGACGGCCTCGATGGACGACAACGTGGGCCGCGTGCTGCAGGCACTCAAAGAGACGGGCCAGTTCGACGACACCCTCGTCTTCTTCTTCAGCGACAACGGCGGCGCCCCGCAAAACCACAGCGACAACGCACCCCTGCGCGGCGGCAAATACGTGCTCTACGAAGGCGGCATCCGCACCCCCTTCCTCGTCCAGTGGCCCAATGGCTTCAAGCAAACCGGCACAACCCTCAAGGAGCCGGTGATCGCGGTCGACGTGGTGCCGACCGTGCTGGGCCTGCTCGAGGGTGTCGAGCCCGAGGCGGAGCTGCACGGGGTCGACCTGATGCCGCTCTTGCGCGACGGCCAGCCGTTGCCCGATCGAGCGCTCTACTGGCGCTACGGCCCCTACATGTCTGCCATCCGCAAGGGAGACTGGAAGCTGATCCGCAACGGGGTGGGGGATAACAAGGACCCGGCCTGGGAACTCTACAACCTGCGCAAGGACCCGGCTGAAGCGCACAACCTGGCGGCCAAAAAACCCAAGCTGCTGCGCGAGTTGAAGCGCGAGTTCAAGGCGTGGGACGCCGAGCTGCCGCCCCCGCTGTTTGTCGACCGCCGTCTGCAGCAAGGTATCATCTGGTGGAACGACGTAGCGCTCCCGGCCGACTAA